The following coding sequences are from one Bacteroidales bacterium window:
- a CDS encoding DUF4294 domain-containing protein, with product MRKLILYIILGILSFKYGAAQDTTNVVARAIVINGDTLPIIALNEVKIFGPVIFSSKLEALKFSRLVYHVKKVYPYALIVSEKVKEYNNIVMNTSNKKERKQKMKLAEEELKKQFEDDVKNMNETQGIVLLKLIDRETGSSSFDIIKEFRGGLVAMFYQSFSRLFGYNLKSTYDPFGADKDIEQIVVMLENGEL from the coding sequence ATGAGAAAATTAATCCTGTATATCATTCTGGGTATTTTGTCATTTAAATATGGAGCTGCGCAGGACACAACCAACGTGGTGGCCCGTGCTATCGTGATTAATGGAGATACGCTTCCGATTATCGCATTGAATGAAGTGAAAATATTTGGCCCGGTTATTTTTTCAAGCAAGCTGGAAGCTTTGAAGTTTTCAAGACTGGTTTATCATGTCAAAAAAGTATATCCTTATGCCCTGATAGTTAGTGAGAAGGTTAAGGAATATAACAACATTGTTATGAATACCTCAAATAAAAAGGAACGCAAACAGAAGATGAAACTCGCCGAAGAAGAACTGAAAAAACAATTCGAAGATGATGTAAAAAATATGAATGAAACCCAGGGGATAGTTTTACTAAAACTTATTGACCGCGAAACGGGTTCCAGTTCTTTTGATATCATCAAAGAATTCAGGGGTGGGCTTGTTGCCATGTTTTATCAGTCGTTCAGCCGCTTATTCGGATATAACCTGAAATCAACTTATGACCCCTTTGGCGCCGACAAAGATATTGAACAAATAGTTGTGATGCTTGAAAACGGGGAACTTTAG
- a CDS encoding protein-L-isoaspartate(D-aspartate) O-methyltransferase, with product MLDTYKHKGLRRKLVETIRQKGIADENVLKAIENIPRHLFLDSTFQNHAYEDKPFPIGSGQTISQPYTVAFQTELLHIKKRDKVLEIGTGSGYQACVLLELGAVVFSIERQKALYLKTKSFLAALGYNSRLFYGDGYKGLPAFAPFDKIIVTAGAPDIPQALVEQLKVGGIMVIPVGSGSVQNMICIYKTESGELLKREHGTFRFVPLLSDKANDK from the coding sequence ATGCTTGATACATATAAACACAAGGGCTTACGAAGAAAACTTGTTGAAACGATACGTCAAAAAGGAATCGCTGATGAAAATGTGCTGAAAGCCATTGAAAATATTCCACGGCATTTATTTCTTGATTCTACTTTTCAAAACCATGCTTATGAAGATAAACCGTTTCCAATAGGTTCCGGGCAAACTATTTCTCAGCCTTATACCGTCGCATTTCAAACAGAATTGCTTCACATAAAAAAACGGGATAAAGTACTTGAAATTGGCACAGGTTCTGGCTATCAGGCTTGCGTACTGCTTGAACTGGGCGCTGTTGTATTTAGCATCGAAAGGCAGAAAGCTCTTTATTTAAAGACAAAGAGTTTTTTAGCCGCACTGGGCTATAATTCCCGCTTGTTTTATGGTGATGGTTATAAAGGGCTTCCCGCTTTTGCTCCTTTTGATAAAATAATTGTTACGGCAGGAGCGCCTGACATTCCTCAGGCTTTAGTTGAACAGCTGAAAGTCGGTGGCATCATGGTTATTCCTGTTGGAAGTGGCAGTGTTCAGAATATGATATGCATTTACAAAACCGAAAGCGGCGAGCTACTGAAACGCGAGCATGGGACATTCCGTTTTGTTCCACTTCTGAGCGATAAGGCTAATGACAAATAA
- a CDS encoding sodium:solute symporter, producing MTPSILLICFLGYTFLLFLITFITARRANNDGFYIGNKRSPWFVVAYGMIGASMSGVTFMSVPGWVGDSQWSYFMVVIGYLFGYIIIANVLLPLYYKLNLTSIYSYLEQRFGFWSYKTGAFYFLLSRVLGASLRMFLIIYVLQRFIFDAWEFPFWFTVVIFITLIILYTFKGGIKTIIWTDTLQTTFMLLALVLSIVMISKDLDFGFAELVRKIFDSDYTNMIVSDWAPRNNYLKQFFSGMFITIVMTGLDQEMMQKNLSCRNIRDAKKNMISFSFIMVAVNFIFLFLGAALFTYANAKGINLSALASSDEIFPTITINYLGPFAGLIFFIGLISAAYPSADGALTALTTSFCIDFLGIQKRNDLSEKSKTRMRYMVHIGFAIVMLAVVLAFRSFYDKALIDKLFTIAGYTYGPLLGLYAFGLFTKLKVKDKWVPVVAILSPVICYILSDNSFAWFGYRFGFELLILNGLLTFAGLVILRTKKV from the coding sequence GTGACTCCTTCCATACTTCTTATTTGTTTTTTAGGATATACTTTTCTGTTGTTCCTGATTACATTCATCACCGCCCGCCGTGCCAACAATGATGGATTTTATATCGGCAATAAACGCTCACCTTGGTTTGTTGTAGCTTACGGTATGATAGGCGCTTCCATGTCGGGGGTAACATTTATGTCCGTCCCCGGATGGGTGGGCGACAGTCAATGGTCATATTTTATGGTAGTAATTGGCTACCTGTTCGGGTATATCATCATTGCCAATGTGCTGTTGCCGCTATACTACAAGCTAAACCTCACTTCCATTTATTCTTATCTTGAACAGCGTTTCGGGTTCTGGTCGTACAAGACCGGCGCTTTTTATTTTCTTCTTTCGCGTGTGCTGGGCGCTTCGCTGCGCATGTTTCTTATTATCTATGTTTTACAGCGTTTTATTTTTGATGCCTGGGAATTTCCTTTCTGGTTTACGGTAGTAATATTTATCACACTGATCATCTTATATACTTTCAAAGGCGGCATAAAAACCATTATATGGACCGATACCCTGCAAACCACTTTTATGCTGCTGGCGTTGGTGCTTTCCATTGTCATGATATCAAAAGACCTTGATTTCGGTTTTGCAGAACTCGTCAGAAAAATATTTGACAGCGATTACACGAATATGATCGTTTCCGACTGGGCTCCTCGCAACAATTACCTGAAACAGTTTTTCAGTGGCATGTTCATCACTATTGTTATGACAGGCCTTGACCAGGAAATGATGCAAAAAAACCTCAGCTGCCGCAACATCCGCGATGCCAAGAAAAACATGATAAGCTTCAGTTTCATTATGGTGGCCGTGAATTTTATTTTCCTGTTTCTCGGCGCGGCACTATTTACTTACGCCAATGCCAAAGGCATAAATCTCTCTGCGCTTGCAAGCAGTGATGAGATTTTCCCCACCATCACCATTAACTATCTTGGGCCTTTTGCCGGGCTGATATTTTTCATCGGCTTAATCTCTGCAGCCTACCCAAGTGCAGACGGTGCACTTACGGCGCTTACAACCTCATTTTGTATTGATTTTCTTGGCATACAGAAAAGAAACGATTTGTCAGAGAAAAGCAAAACCCGCATGCGTTACATGGTTCATATAGGATTTGCGATAGTAATGCTGGCGGTCGTGCTTGCTTTCCGTTCGTTTTACGACAAAGCGCTTATTGATAAACTTTTTACTATTGCCGGCTATACTTACGGGCCTTTGCTGGGGTTATACGCTTTCGGGCTCTTTACAAAGTTAAAGGTGAAAGATAAATGGGTTCCTGTTGTTGCAATACTTTCGCCAGTTATTTGTTATATCCTCAGTGACAATTCTTTTGCATGGTTTGGTTACAGGTTTGGATTTGAACTGCTGATATTAAACGGCCTTCTGACTTTTGCCGGGCTTGTTATTTTACGGACTAAAAAAGTGTGA
- the asnB gene encoding asparagine synthase (glutamine-hydrolyzing): MCGITGLLKLKSAEVNVPSYLENMTYALRHRGPDDEGYVLFEGSQAGIFGGKDTSYDAWNSFYKYSPLKQIEEATGDYFLGLGHRRLSVIDLSAAGHQPMCNDAQNIWVICNGEIYNYIELREEMKEKGISFISRSDVEVLLKGYEHYGLRFLDKINGMWSFVIYDMRDNYLIGCRDRFGVKPFYYYKSDEIFAFASEQKALMKLPFQKGINPTAVFDYLACGKIENSDTGLYSGIKELMPSHYFVYDLNTWQFEIKKYYTLSYNKQLGTFKKPSADEAVVQTREKIIEAVNIRLRSDVPVGFCLSGGIDSSSIIGVSQQINVKNNPQQLMGNLVAFTAATDDKKIDESPWAEEVVKMNNLRWYVSNCTADKLFEDLENIIYFQDSPLMHSSTFAQNTVMKTAREQGIVILLDGQGGDELFGGYVPFFIAYYFELLKNFHIGSLMLELSNLKNSPLNFKIFMHHSAKVVLNKILLSKHRNAALKTIHKESKYIHHDLWAENISSLSLSHETSRLELNSLLYDYFVDGYLRNLLRWEDRCSMQYSIESRTPFSDDTGLIEYIFSLPSAYKIHCGRSKYLLRESMKDFLPEAVYRRSDKLGFTTPQTKWLVQSNQELKKIIQEHAMLDNEKFADSNAILQQWDDIFSKQSNSKQIDFVWRYANFLLWRKLNKI; the protein is encoded by the coding sequence ATGTGTGGAATCACAGGACTGCTCAAATTAAAATCAGCGGAAGTGAATGTACCTTCCTACCTGGAAAATATGACTTATGCGTTAAGGCACAGAGGCCCAGATGATGAAGGTTATGTACTGTTTGAAGGTTCGCAGGCTGGCATATTTGGAGGGAAAGATACAAGCTATGATGCATGGAATTCGTTTTATAAATATTCTCCCCTAAAGCAAATTGAAGAGGCAACAGGTGATTACTTCCTTGGTCTTGGACACAGGCGTTTGTCGGTAATTGACTTGTCAGCCGCCGGACATCAGCCCATGTGTAATGATGCTCAAAATATATGGGTAATTTGCAACGGAGAAATTTATAATTACATCGAACTGCGTGAAGAAATGAAAGAGAAAGGCATATCATTCATTTCCAGAAGCGATGTGGAAGTTTTGTTGAAAGGATATGAACATTACGGCTTGCGCTTTCTTGATAAAATCAACGGCATGTGGTCCTTTGTCATTTATGATATGCGTGATAATTATCTTATTGGTTGCCGCGACCGTTTTGGAGTAAAGCCTTTTTATTATTATAAGTCTGATGAGATATTTGCTTTTGCTTCCGAACAGAAAGCATTGATGAAATTGCCTTTTCAGAAAGGCATAAACCCTACCGCAGTATTTGATTATCTTGCCTGCGGAAAAATTGAAAACAGCGATACAGGCCTGTACTCCGGCATTAAAGAACTTATGCCATCCCATTATTTTGTTTATGACCTGAATACATGGCAGTTTGAGATAAAAAAGTATTATACTCTGAGTTATAATAAGCAATTGGGAACTTTTAAAAAACCTTCTGCCGATGAAGCTGTTGTACAAACACGTGAAAAAATTATTGAAGCTGTAAACATACGTCTGCGCTCGGACGTACCTGTTGGGTTTTGCCTGAGCGGCGGCATTGATAGCAGCAGTATTATTGGTGTTTCACAACAAATAAATGTGAAAAATAATCCTCAGCAGCTGATGGGCAACCTTGTGGCTTTTACTGCTGCAACAGATGATAAAAAGATTGATGAAAGCCCCTGGGCAGAAGAAGTGGTTAAAATGAACAATCTTCGCTGGTATGTATCAAATTGCACTGCTGACAAACTTTTTGAAGATCTGGAAAATATCATTTATTTTCAGGATTCTCCTTTGATGCATTCAAGCACCTTTGCACAAAATACCGTGATGAAAACTGCCCGTGAACAAGGCATTGTTATATTGCTGGATGGGCAGGGCGGCGATGAATTGTTTGGTGGTTATGTCCCGTTTTTTATCGCATATTATTTTGAACTATTGAAGAATTTTCATATAGGTTCTTTGATGTTGGAATTATCTAATCTCAAAAATTCTCCTCTGAATTTTAAAATATTCATGCATCATTCTGCTAAAGTTGTTTTAAATAAAATTCTTCTTTCAAAGCACCGAAATGCCGCATTAAAAACTATTCACAAAGAATCAAAATACATTCATCATGATTTGTGGGCGGAAAATATTTCAAGCTTGTCGCTTTCTCACGAAACCAGCCGTTTGGAACTCAATAGTTTGTTGTATGATTACTTTGTAGACGGGTATTTGCGCAATTTGCTTCGATGGGAAGACAGGTGCTCCATGCAATATTCCATTGAGTCACGCACTCCTTTTTCAGACGATACCGGGCTGATTGAATATATTTTTTCGTTACCTTCAGCATATAAAATTCACTGCGGAAGAAGTAAGTATCTTTTACGTGAGTCAATGAAAGATTTTCTGCCTGAAGCTGTTTACCGCAGAAGTGATAAACTGGGTTTCACAACACCGCAGACAAAATGGCTGGTTCAGTCCAATCAGGAGTTGAAGAAGATTATTCAGGAGCATGCTATGCTGGATAATGAAAAATTTGCTGACAGCAATGCCATTCTGCAACAATGGGATGATATTTTTAGCAAGCAGTCAAATAGTAAGCAAATAGATTTTGTGTGGCGTTATGCGAATTTTTTGCTCTGGAGAAAATTGAATAAAATATAG
- a CDS encoding T9SS type A sorting domain-containing protein, with the protein MKRILLLLLIVFSYSLQAQIPDLKWLKTLPFGVKCQVIDSEDNIYIAGDFSGTIVFDSVILTSNGTYPDIIVIKYDSSGNLLWYKQIGGLDGDWVMGLKIDNNNDLLLTNCFNYNTIIEGDTISHTGGHCPLIIKYSKDGDYIWSMIPVYSESCFHPRLSSIDNENNFYVYGTIFPNGNVIFPDTIIADSMGIFSYVAKYNSDGAFKWARGFNNDIYQMTNDRLNNLLLIKRSDTSGNDFIKLSPDGDLIWNRQIFANILGYDYYIDCYIPLLLTDRFCNIYYAGYYSDTLVVGDETFISKGNDIILIKNDSSGYPVWAISAGSPKYSRPKSLFVKDDHILMTGTFAKKIFFNTDSIVAFEGHLFEFYAHGFIVQYDLNGQNEVVKKVIGKKTVGASTDFISVNESLYVSGWYSDSTYFGNYLCTLDSGNNNYYNYKRNFLARFYNDPPPPEIIVDEFEIYPNPSKGMVNFNFNPSLKEATLELYNLKGSLVKTYSLKNTHNSIDLSYLNNGLYIVKLISGITVYYRKVVIL; encoded by the coding sequence ATGAAACGAATTTTACTTTTATTATTAATCGTTTTTTCTTATAGCCTGCAGGCTCAGATACCTGATTTAAAGTGGTTGAAAACACTTCCTTTTGGTGTAAAATGTCAGGTAATCGACTCTGAGGATAATATTTATATAGCTGGAGATTTTTCCGGAACAATTGTTTTTGACAGTGTGATATTAACAAGTAATGGAACTTACCCGGATATTATTGTTATAAAATATGACAGCTCAGGCAACCTACTATGGTATAAACAAATCGGTGGTCTTGATGGTGATTGGGTTATGGGCCTGAAAATCGATAACAATAACGATCTTTTGCTGACTAATTGTTTTAATTATAATACGATAATTGAGGGTGACACTATTTCACACACAGGTGGCCATTGTCCGTTAATTATTAAATATTCTAAAGATGGAGATTATATCTGGTCAATGATCCCGGTATATAGTGAAAGTTGTTTCCATCCAAGGCTATCGAGTATTGATAATGAAAACAATTTTTATGTTTATGGGACAATATTTCCAAATGGGAATGTAATATTTCCGGATACAATCATAGCTGATAGCATGGGGATATTTTCTTATGTGGCAAAGTATAATTCGGATGGTGCTTTTAAATGGGCACGAGGCTTTAATAATGATATTTATCAAATGACAAATGACAGGTTGAACAACTTATTGTTAATAAAACGGTCTGATACTTCTGGTAATGATTTTATTAAACTTTCGCCCGATGGTGACCTGATTTGGAATAGACAAATTTTTGCAAATATTCTTGGTTATGATTATTATATTGATTGTTACATACCATTATTGTTGACTGATCGCTTTTGCAATATTTATTATGCAGGGTATTATTCCGATACTTTAGTAGTCGGCGATGAAACATTTATTTCTAAAGGTAATGATATTATACTGATTAAAAACGATTCCTCCGGTTATCCCGTTTGGGCTATCTCTGCCGGTAGCCCAAAGTATTCTCGCCCCAAATCTCTCTTTGTTAAAGACGATCATATTCTGATGACCGGAACTTTTGCAAAAAAAATTTTCTTTAATACGGATAGTATTGTTGCTTTTGAAGGGCATCTGTTTGAATTTTATGCTCATGGCTTTATTGTTCAGTATGATTTGAATGGACAAAATGAGGTTGTGAAAAAAGTAATTGGCAAAAAAACTGTAGGTGCAAGCACTGATTTTATATCTGTGAACGAATCCTTATATGTGAGTGGATGGTATTCAGACTCAACATATTTTGGCAATTATTTATGTACCTTGGATAGTGGTAATAATAATTATTATAATTATAAACGTAATTTCCTTGCACGATTTTATAACGATCCTCCGCCCCCGGAAATAATTGTTGACGAATTTGAGATTTATCCCAATCCTTCAAAAGGCATGGTGAATTTCAACTTTAACCCTTCTCTCAAAGAAGCAACTCTTGAATTGTATAATTTGAAGGGTTCGCTAGTAAAAACCTACAGTCTTAAAAATACGCACAATAGTATTGATCTGAGTTACTTAAATAACGGCTTGTATATTGTAAAGTTAATTAGCGGGATAACTGTTTATTATAGGAAAGTTGTAATACTATAA
- a CDS encoding sugar transferase, translating into MNKKWQVLKYVLADGFSAMLAWILFFSFRKYNIDHNIIHYPRQILEDKNLFIGLVFIIFFWLTLYFITGTYQKIYRKSRLRELGQTFVASLFGMIVIFFLFILDDKVVSYKYYYLYFFVIFMLHFGITSAFRFVLSSRTAYLIHHKLIGFKTLLIGSNGNALAIYNEIENQWKSSGNKFVGFVDVHNGNSHPMKEKLPHLGNYKELKKIINENEIEEVIIAIDKSEHTFIEQIISLLEDTSVVIKVIPDMKDYLLGSVKMSSIFHAPLIQISPELMPAWQRYMKRFIDVSVSIIAIIILLPVYILVALAVKLSSKGPVFYSHERIGLHGKPFIMYKFRSMFVDAEKDGPQLSSKTDKRITRIGHFLRKVRLDEIPQFYNVLKGNMSIVGPRPERQFYIDQIVKAAPHYRLLHKVKPGVTSWGQVKYGYAENVEQMVERLKFDVLYIENMSLLVDFKILIYTALIILQGRGK; encoded by the coding sequence ATGAATAAAAAATGGCAGGTATTAAAATACGTTCTTGCTGATGGATTTTCAGCCATGCTTGCATGGATTTTATTCTTCTCATTCCGAAAATATAACATAGACCATAATATTATCCATTATCCACGGCAGATACTTGAAGATAAAAATCTTTTTATCGGGCTGGTGTTTATTATATTTTTCTGGCTGACACTTTATTTCATCACGGGAACTTATCAGAAAATATACAGAAAATCAAGACTCCGGGAACTGGGACAAACATTTGTTGCCTCCCTGTTTGGCATGATTGTCATTTTCTTTCTTTTTATCCTGGACGACAAAGTGGTTTCTTACAAATATTATTACCTGTATTTCTTTGTTATTTTCATGCTGCATTTTGGTATCACATCAGCATTTCGGTTTGTACTTTCGTCCAGGACCGCTTACCTTATTCATCACAAACTGATAGGATTTAAAACCCTGCTGATAGGCAGCAACGGGAACGCTCTGGCTATATACAATGAGATTGAAAATCAGTGGAAGTCATCAGGAAATAAATTTGTCGGTTTCGTGGATGTTCACAACGGCAACAGCCACCCGATGAAAGAAAAACTTCCGCATCTTGGAAATTACAAAGAACTGAAAAAAATTATTAATGAAAATGAAATTGAAGAGGTAATCATTGCCATTGATAAATCTGAACACACTTTTATTGAGCAAATTATATCGCTGCTTGAAGACACCAGTGTAGTTATCAAAGTAATACCCGACATGAAGGATTATCTGTTGGGAAGTGTAAAAATGAGCTCGATATTTCATGCTCCTCTCATACAGATATCTCCCGAACTGATGCCCGCATGGCAGCGATACATGAAAAGATTTATTGATGTTTCCGTCTCAATTATTGCCATTATTATTCTCCTTCCTGTTTACATACTTGTAGCACTTGCTGTAAAATTATCATCAAAAGGCCCTGTGTTTTATTCGCATGAACGCATAGGGTTACATGGAAAGCCTTTTATCATGTATAAGTTCCGCTCCATGTTTGTTGATGCTGAAAAAGATGGCCCTCAGCTTTCAAGCAAGACTGACAAACGTATCACGCGTATAGGCCACTTTCTGCGGAAAGTAAGGCTGGATGAAATACCACAGTTTTATAATGTCCTTAAAGGAAATATGTCAATAGTCGGGCCAAGGCCTGAAAGGCAATTCTATATTGACCAAATTGTAAAGGCGGCTCCTCATTACAGGCTGTTGCATAAAGTTAAACCCGGCGTAACATCATGGGGACAAGTGAAATACGGTTATGCCGAAAATGTGGAGCAAATGGTAGAAAGGCTTAAATTCGATGTATTATACATTGAAAACATGTCGCTGCTGGTTGACTTTAAAATTTTGATTTATACGGCACTAATCATTTTGCAGGGAAGGGGCAAATAA
- a CDS encoding Gfo/Idh/MocA family oxidoreductase, translating to MLKIGVLGAGHLGKIHIKCIQEISNAVLCGFYDPDPEVIQKVVDEFGVKAYPSIEELVAEADVVDIVTPTISHFECAAAAMKNSKHVFIEKPLVTTLEEAKELIAISNEARVKVQVGHVERFNPAYIATHSFILQPMFIETHRLALFNPRGTDVPVILDLMIHDIDIVLSIVKSNIKKISASGVPIVSDTPDIANARLEFNNGCVANLTASRISMKNMRKTRIFQHDAYISIDFLNKYSEIIRLKNITDESEINPLDMIVDLGPGKGKKQIFFEKPEIKPMNAIKTEMETFLHSIENNTEPAVSIIDGYKALDIAYKIIEKINIPD from the coding sequence ATGTTAAAAATTGGAGTTTTGGGTGCCGGGCACCTTGGAAAAATTCATATCAAATGTATTCAGGAAATAAGTAATGCCGTTTTGTGCGGCTTTTACGACCCCGACCCTGAAGTAATTCAAAAAGTAGTTGATGAATTTGGAGTAAAAGCTTACCCTTCTATTGAAGAACTTGTTGCAGAAGCTGACGTGGTTGACATAGTAACACCCACGATATCACATTTTGAATGTGCTGCCGCCGCCATGAAAAATTCAAAGCATGTTTTTATTGAAAAACCTCTTGTTACTACGCTGGAAGAAGCCAAAGAACTTATTGCCATATCGAACGAAGCCCGCGTAAAAGTTCAGGTAGGCCATGTGGAACGATTCAATCCTGCTTACATTGCCACACATTCATTCATTTTGCAACCCATGTTCATCGAAACACACCGGCTTGCACTTTTCAATCCCCGTGGCACTGATGTTCCGGTAATTCTCGACCTCATGATTCATGATATAGATATTGTTCTGAGCATCGTAAAATCCAATATTAAAAAAATCAGCGCCAGTGGTGTCCCCATCGTAAGCGACACACCGGATATTGCAAACGCCAGGCTTGAGTTCAACAACGGCTGTGTGGCAAACCTCACTGCCAGCAGGATTTCGATGAAAAATATGAGAAAAACACGTATCTTTCAACATGATGCTTACATTTCCATTGATTTTCTGAACAAATATTCTGAAATCATACGCCTGAAAAATATTACCGATGAATCAGAAATCAATCCTCTTGATATGATAGTGGACCTTGGGCCGGGAAAGGGGAAAAAACAAATATTTTTTGAAAAACCGGAAATTAAACCCATGAATGCCATAAAAACCGAGATGGAAACATTCCTCCATTCCATAGAAAATAACACCGAACCTGCGGTTAGCATCATTGACGGATATAAAGCCCTTGACATCGCTTACAAAATCATAGAAAAAATAAATATTCCGGATTAA
- a CDS encoding thioredoxin family protein has product MPNKILSIPVYFTFKAFKVLMLCFAIQVSAQTSEPENTGLVKWMDLKTAQELNKTQPKPIIIDVYTDWCGWCKHMMKTTFSNPNIANYINTYFYPVRYNAETKDTVEFLDKKYTNKNTGNRSPNDFSIMLLEGKLSYPTIVFYNNNYKFKLLSPGYMSPKDIEPLLVYTVEYIFNTTQVNDFRDYYNKAFYPDSGFVSNDTIKWLKSFEEASINNKKKKRKTILFINTNWCNGGKVMLRSTFNNSSVTSYMKENFNTVFFDAQTHDTITYNNQKFVNAYDNQGFHPLFQHLLGQQIVLPSLLFFDEDMKLLSNVGQYLTPESLDPILHYFAENHYLTKKWEDYIKELQNK; this is encoded by the coding sequence ATGCCAAATAAAATTCTTTCGATTCCTGTATATTTTACTTTTAAAGCATTTAAAGTACTAATGCTTTGTTTTGCAATACAAGTTTCCGCACAGACCTCAGAGCCTGAAAATACAGGGCTTGTAAAATGGATGGATTTGAAAACCGCTCAGGAATTGAATAAAACACAACCAAAACCCATTATTATTGATGTTTATACCGACTGGTGCGGCTGGTGTAAACACATGATGAAAACAACATTTTCAAACCCCAACATAGCAAATTACATCAACACCTATTTTTATCCTGTTCGTTACAATGCAGAAACTAAAGACACTGTGGAATTTCTCGACAAAAAATACACCAATAAAAATACAGGGAACCGTTCTCCTAACGATTTCAGCATCATGTTACTCGAAGGAAAACTCTCCTATCCGACCATCGTTTTTTATAACAACAACTATAAATTCAAACTTCTTTCCCCCGGCTATATGTCGCCGAAAGATATTGAGCCCCTGCTGGTTTATACAGTGGAATATATTTTTAACACCACACAGGTAAATGATTTCCGAGATTATTATAATAAGGCCTTTTATCCTGACTCAGGATTTGTAAGCAACGACACCATAAAATGGCTGAAATCATTTGAAGAGGCAAGTATTAATAATAAAAAGAAAAAGCGAAAAACAATATTATTTATTAATACCAACTGGTGTAATGGTGGAAAAGTCATGCTGCGCAGTACATTTAATAACAGCAGCGTTACTTCCTACATGAAAGAGAATTTCAACACTGTTTTTTTTGATGCCCAGACACATGACACAATAACGTACAACAATCAGAAATTTGTTAACGCTTATGACAACCAAGGGTTTCATCCACTTTTTCAGCATTTGTTAGGACAACAGATTGTATTGCCCTCCCTGTTGTTTTTCGATGAAGATATGAAATTGCTTTCAAATGTCGGGCAATACCTCACTCCGGAATCACTGGATCCCATATTGCATTATTTTGCAGAGAATCATTATCTCACGAAAAAGTGGGAAGATTACATCAAAGAATTGCAAAATAAATAA
- a CDS encoding YbjP/YqhG family protein: MEIIIPKLSDEICYAQDYDGKWLAYVRVEDKIFLVTPVQLRVWKRKIRGHPTHITYTEKEKKLLDYLTNNPQITLRDFCRLAGIKKHLTETILVNLVMLDIIEMIYTEQCVLFRIK, encoded by the coding sequence TTGGAAATCATAATACCCAAACTAAGCGATGAAATTTGTTACGCTCAAGATTACGATGGAAAATGGCTTGCCTATGTGAGGGTTGAAGATAAAATTTTTTTGGTTACGCCCGTGCAGCTTCGTGTCTGGAAACGAAAAATCAGAGGGCATCCCACACATATAACTTACACTGAAAAAGAAAAAAAGCTCCTTGATTACCTTACTAACAACCCTCAAATTACCCTGAGAGATTTCTGCCGACTGGCAGGAATAAAGAAACATCTCACCGAAACTATCCTCGTCAATCTGGTCATGCTTGATATCATCGAAATGATATACACCGAGCAGTGCGTTCTTTTTCGGATTAAATGA
- a CDS encoding ATP-binding protein — protein MIHKKSHIRRLIEQGEHQCLDFKFEISDARKIARSISAFANSNGGVLLIGVKDNGKIAGAQSEEEIYMAEAAAQMYCKPV, from the coding sequence GTGATACATAAAAAATCACATATTCGCCGGCTTATTGAACAAGGCGAACACCAGTGCCTTGATTTTAAGTTTGAAATTTCGGATGCCCGGAAAATTGCAAGAAGTATTTCCGCTTTTGCAAATTCAAACGGCGGTGTTTTACTTATAGGCGTAAAAGACAACGGGAAAATTGCAGGCGCGCAAAGCGAAGAAGAAATATACATGGCGGAAGCAGCAGCACAGATGTACTGTAAGCCAGTCTAG